Genomic segment of Parageobacillus genomosp. 1:
CGGCAATTCCTTGCCCCATTTCAATGCCGGCAAGGCTTGCTTTTTCAATAAAATCATATTCGCTAAACTGCTGCACAACTCTGTCGACATCGCGCAGCCGTTTAATGTCTTTTACTGTATCGCGCACGGCTTCTTGATAGCTTTCGCGAAGCCAATGATCTTCGCGGAGCACCATGACCCAGCTCGGTAAGTTCACATTCACTTCTAATACCGGAAATTCATATAATGCTTCACGAAGCACGTTATACACATCGGCTTCTCGCATGCTTTCGACGCTCATTGCCAGCACTGGAATATCGTATTTTTCCGCCAGCTCGCGGCGGAGCGCTTCCGTTTCCGGATGGTGCGGGCGTACGGTGTTCACAATCATAATAAACGGTTTGCCAACTTCTTTTAATTCGTTAATGACACGCTCTTCCGCTTCGATATAATCTTGGCGCGGAATCTCGCCGATCGTGCCGTCCGTCGTAATAACAACACCGATCGTCGAATGTTCTTGAATGACTTTTCTTGTGCCGATTTCCGCCGCCTCCTGGAACGGAATCGGTTCCTCATACCATGGCGTATGGATCATGCGCGGGCCGTTTTCATCTTCATACCCTTTTGCACCAGGGACAGCATAGCCAACGCAGTCCACAAGGCGGATATTTACTTCCAATCCTTCATCGACTTTTACGGTCACCGCTTGATTTGGCACAAATTTCGGCTCGGTGGTCATAATTGTTTTCCCCGCGGCGCTTTGCGGCAATTCATCTTGCGCACGCGCTTTATCTGCTTCATTTTTAATATTTGGGATGACGACAAGCTCCATAAATCTTTTTATGAAAGTCGATTTGCCGGTTCGGACCGCACCGACTACTCCTAAATAAATATCGCCACCTGTCCGTTCGGCGATATCTTTAAAAATATCGACTTTTTCCAAATGACTCCCCTCCAGTCTTTGGGTCGTTATCATAAACAACCAAATTTTTTGCTAGTATTGTAGGACACTATATGAATATGATGTTGTCCTATTCATTTATGACTAAAATGGATATAAAAAATCCCTTCTCTAGAATGTATTTTTCTAGAGAAGGGTTCATGACTCATTTCGTTAAAAAAATTGGTTCCTTCGTTTGTGCGTCAATCGTATATGGAAGGGAGTAGGCGGGCACGAATAACGAATGCTTCACTAATATGTCGCGAATATCTTCGCCCGGACGGTAATGATGTTTCTCTTTTTTTAATGCATTATATAAGTCGATGCGATAATCGATATAAATTTCCCCGCTCCCATCGATGACAAACGGCAAATTGTTGCCGGAAAACGGGCTGACCGCATACGGTGGTTCTTTATAACCGAGTTTTTTATAATCGAGCGTGAACACTCCCGGTGCGATCACTTCCTTAAATGGCGGATATCGATGGTTGTCTTGATACATTTGCAAGCGCAGCTTTAAATCACGAATCCGTTCGGCCATACGCAAGTCTAGCAATTTCACGGTTGGGTTCTTTTCCGCATCGACAATGACATATTGGAAAACACCGCCGCTTTCATAAGCGTTTCCCGGTGGTTCCTGCATATAGCGGGGGATTAGCTTGCTGAAATCAATCGGATACTTCTGGTAAATTGGTGTTTTCATATCGCGTGTTTTAATCGGCAAAAGCCCCCCTGTTGCTTTACGGTACTGGTTTACTGCTGATTGTACCACCGCAACTTGATCTTCATACGGAATTTGATTTTGTTTAAGACGCTCTTTTGGGTATAAACAACCGGAAAGGGATAATACGATCAGACATGAAGCAATACAACGAATGATCCATCTCATTTACGATCCATCCTTTAACTGCAACTGTTATTCTGGTGTAGGGCCGCTAAAGACGACAAAAATAATAATAATTCCCGCTAAGATCATCAAAATATAGGCGATGAATGCCAAAATAAAGCGGATGATCTTGTTTTTTGCTTTGTAGCGGCTAATGTAAATAGAAGCGACGGAAATAAACATAAATACCATGGATGTAATGGCAATCCACATTTTCGCTAAAGCTGGCGACATCCGTTTTTCCTCCTTTTTCGACACTTATTATAACAGCAAATGTATTTCATTGCACCTAAGTCTGTTTTCTCCGTCATGCAAAAAAAAACTGAAGTAAAGCGGGGCTTTCTTTACTTCAGTTTAACTGTAAATACCCTTTATCCGGAAGCTCAAGTCTATAATTGTTCGTGATATTGTATGCAGAGCGCAAACAACTTGTATCATCGAACGCCTATTTTCTTCACTTTTCCTGTTGCGGTTCTGTAAGAATATTCATTAAATCGTCAAGTTCTTGCGTCTTTCCGCGCGACATTAATGAATCTACCGCGTCTTTTGGATCTTTTCCGTCAAATAGCACTTCGTAAAGCACTTCCGTAATCGGCATTTTTACCCCAAGCTTTTTGGCCAGCTGATAGGCTGCTTTCGTTGTTCTGACCCCTTCTACGACCATTCCCATGCTTTCAAGCACTTCATCCAGCTTTTTTCCTTTTCCTAACATATGGCCAGCACGCCAATTTCGTGAATGAACGCTCGTACAGGTGACAATTAAGTCACCGACACCTGTTAATCCGGCAAACGTCAGCGGATTAGCGCCAAGTGCGCAGCCTAAGCGGGCAATTTCTGCCAGACCTCTTGTCATAAGCGCCGCTTTT
This window contains:
- the spoIVA gene encoding stage IV sporulation protein A; the protein is MEKVDIFKDIAERTGGDIYLGVVGAVRTGKSTFIKRFMELVVIPNIKNEADKARAQDELPQSAAGKTIMTTEPKFVPNQAVTVKVDEGLEVNIRLVDCVGYAVPGAKGYEDENGPRMIHTPWYEEPIPFQEAAEIGTRKVIQEHSTIGVVITTDGTIGEIPRQDYIEAEERVINELKEVGKPFIMIVNTVRPHHPETEALRRELAEKYDIPVLAMSVESMREADVYNVLREALYEFPVLEVNVNLPSWVMVLREDHWLRESYQEAVRDTVKDIKRLRDVDRVVQQFSEYDFIEKASLAGIEMGQGIAEIDLYAPDELYDQILKEIVGVEIRGKDHLLQLMQDFAHAKAEYDQIADALRMVKQTGYGIAAPALSDMSLDEPEIIRQGSRFGVRLKAVAPSIHMIKVDVESEFAPIIGTEKQSEELVRYLMQDFEDDPLSIWNSDIFGRSLSSIVREGIQAKLALMPENARYKLKETLERIINEGSGGLIAIIL
- a CDS encoding DUF2768 domain-containing protein, translating into MSPALAKMWIAITSMVFMFISVASIYISRYKAKNKIIRFILAFIAYILMILAGIIIIFVVFSGPTPE